From Brochothrix thermosphacta DSM 20171 = FSL F6-1036, a single genomic window includes:
- the abc-f gene encoding ribosomal protection-like ABC-F family protein — MLIKAEAVTKIIGGTLIFEDLTLTANQKQIIGIVGRNGCGKTTLLKLLADVETADVGRIIKRKGIRTGYLHQIPQFEIEYTGKDVLHLAFSQTLALQVELEELERRMVTLTGDALERKLLVYGEKQEAFIQAGGYEIEAKVNRVVKGLKLESIIETTFTQLSGGEQTKIMLGQLLLSEPDVLLLDEPTNHLDMLAIDWLEDYLRNFEGATLIISHDRYFLNAVSTSIAEIEDGVLKTYNGNYDRYVKEKEAEIMQAFQQYDEQQKKIKKMQEAIKQLKIWANEASPPSASLHRRAKNMEKALARIVVKKRPPVAKKMNLSLQNADRAGNDVLGLEAVSFGYGQTLFNCVNVSIGWKDHIAIVGENGAGKTTLLKIMSGELSPDNGQVKSGSNVKIGYLSQKLNHQATDIRLIDAFRENISITEEEARSVLASFLFYGYDVFKQVASLSGGERMRLRLAQLMYEDVNVLVLDEPTNHLDIESREVLEEQLALFKGTIIAVSHDRYFLNALFNRIIWLENRTAKLYSGNYDEAKKQHGIAHAKVPLEKIAVKKDYRNNTTMRDYEGECSNIEQQISTLKQEITNESNWENYQDLEKELTTLEKKLQVLLNEWVMNE; from the coding sequence ATGTTGATTAAAGCGGAAGCAGTTACAAAAATAATAGGTGGGACACTCATCTTTGAAGATTTAACATTAACAGCGAATCAAAAACAAATCATCGGAATTGTGGGTCGTAATGGTTGTGGAAAAACAACATTACTTAAATTATTAGCAGATGTCGAAACAGCAGATGTGGGTCGGATAATTAAACGTAAAGGGATTAGAACGGGATATTTGCATCAGATTCCACAGTTTGAAATAGAATACACTGGAAAAGATGTCTTACATCTAGCGTTCTCTCAAACGTTGGCACTACAGGTAGAATTAGAAGAATTAGAAAGGCGTATGGTGACACTTACTGGTGATGCGTTAGAGCGGAAATTACTTGTTTATGGTGAAAAACAAGAGGCTTTTATTCAAGCTGGTGGTTATGAGATTGAAGCTAAAGTAAATCGTGTAGTAAAGGGACTGAAATTAGAGTCAATCATTGAGACAACGTTTACCCAACTTAGCGGGGGTGAACAGACCAAAATTATGTTGGGGCAGTTGCTTTTGAGTGAACCTGATGTCTTGTTGCTAGATGAACCGACCAATCATCTTGATATGTTGGCGATTGATTGGTTAGAAGACTATTTACGTAATTTTGAAGGTGCTACGCTTATCATTTCACACGATCGTTATTTCCTTAATGCTGTATCTACAAGTATTGCTGAGATAGAAGACGGTGTTTTGAAGACATACAATGGAAATTATGATCGTTATGTTAAAGAAAAAGAAGCTGAAATCATGCAAGCCTTCCAACAGTATGATGAGCAACAAAAGAAAATTAAAAAGATGCAAGAAGCCATTAAGCAATTAAAAATATGGGCGAATGAGGCATCGCCACCTAGTGCTTCGTTGCATCGTCGTGCTAAGAATATGGAAAAAGCCTTAGCGCGAATTGTTGTGAAAAAACGCCCACCTGTTGCTAAAAAAATGAACCTTAGTTTACAAAATGCTGACCGTGCTGGAAATGATGTATTAGGATTAGAAGCGGTTAGTTTTGGTTACGGTCAGACGCTCTTTAATTGTGTAAATGTATCTATTGGTTGGAAAGACCATATTGCTATTGTCGGTGAAAACGGGGCAGGTAAAACCACTTTATTGAAGATAATGAGTGGTGAATTGTCGCCCGACAATGGTCAGGTGAAAAGTGGAAGCAACGTGAAAATAGGATATCTCTCACAAAAGTTGAATCATCAAGCGACTGATATACGATTAATCGATGCCTTTCGAGAAAATATCAGTATAACGGAAGAAGAAGCGAGAAGCGTTCTTGCTAGCTTCTTGTTTTATGGTTATGATGTCTTCAAGCAAGTTGCTTCATTAAGCGGTGGTGAGCGTATGAGGTTACGTTTAGCGCAGTTGATGTACGAAGATGTTAATGTCCTGGTGCTAGATGAGCCAACTAACCATTTGGATATTGAATCGCGTGAGGTTCTAGAAGAACAGTTAGCTCTATTCAAAGGCACAATTATAGCTGTTTCACATGATCGTTATTTTCTTAATGCCTTGTTTAATCGCATAATCTGGCTAGAAAATCGGACAGCTAAGCTTTATTCGGGCAACTACGACGAGGCTAAGAAGCAACACGGTATCGCTCATGCAAAAGTACCTTTGGAAAAAATTGCGGTAAAAAAAGATTATCGTAATAATACAACTATGCGTGATTATGAAGGAGAATGCTCTAATATAGAGCAACAAATCTCCACTTTGAAGCAGGAAATCACGAACGAATCTAACTGGGAAAATTACCAGGATTTAGAAAAAGAGTTAACAACATTGGAAAAAAAATTACAGGTGCTTTTAAACGAATGGGTCATGAATGAGTAA
- a CDS encoding transglycosylase domain-containing protein, which yields MSDQTQTRVQKNQSNKKQPAKKKQQKQNKQQSILWRAIKWLVFTMLALMIVGITAGLIVFKTYADTAPKITDQALSDTLSSNLYDIEGKVFAKIGKEQREHIDIKDVPTDVTDALISVEDMRFYKHHGIDPIRIAGAAVANVTGGFGSQGGSTLTQQVIKLSLLDYTDATIKRKSQEAYLAMELEKKYSKEQILEIYINKVYMGDSVYGMSTGAKHFYNKKLSQLSIPQVALLVGIPNSPNELNPYDHPEAAKERRDTVMQRMVENGKLTQAKMDEYRAEPINTGLVPESKRTTSIDSKTDSKYNNYITQVIKEVQADGKYDIYTDGLQIYTTLDRDAQQYADKLATTNKIISYSDDRLTTGFVFMDSTNGEILAIGSGNRNSKQDIKLGFNFATDINRQPGSTFKPLADYAPAIEYLNWSTAHILDDSSYQYSNGAEINNWDRSYQGKITIRQALYDSRNIPALKALQAVGLDRSLNFMEKMDFKFDRDKLGESIAIGAYDKVNPLLLTGGYGAFANNGVYNKPHTVKKITTRQGDTIEMAPESKRVMAPHTAYMITDMLKDTLTKGTGTTAAISGLQAAGKTGTTNYTDQEMSDYGISDPASVPDSWFAGYTTRYTMGVWTGYEQKKVYLSKSEQNYAKLIYREMMSYISSKTSTEDFNQPDDVLSLSIAAKSNPPLLAAKGTTSTTELFIAGTQPFSYGTSPIDKAKKSTSKKKESSSSEKQSSSSSSSSTTEEKESESSSSTTEEKESESSSSSSQEQTKETNSNESNASNDKPENNATPPKRTNNSGDKKES from the coding sequence ATGTCGGACCAAACACAAACACGGGTTCAAAAGAATCAAAGCAACAAAAAACAACCCGCTAAAAAGAAACAACAAAAACAAAATAAACAACAAAGCATTCTATGGAGAGCAATAAAATGGTTGGTCTTCACGATGTTAGCACTGATGATTGTAGGTATCACCGCTGGCCTCATTGTTTTCAAAACATATGCTGATACTGCACCAAAAATAACAGATCAAGCATTAAGTGATACGTTGTCATCGAATCTTTATGATATCGAGGGGAAGGTTTTTGCTAAGATTGGTAAAGAACAACGAGAACATATTGATATCAAAGATGTGCCTACCGATGTGACTGATGCGTTAATATCCGTTGAAGATATGCGCTTTTATAAGCACCATGGTATCGACCCCATTCGTATAGCCGGTGCAGCAGTAGCTAACGTAACAGGTGGTTTTGGATCTCAAGGAGGAAGTACGTTAACTCAACAAGTCATTAAACTTTCACTACTTGATTACACCGATGCAACAATTAAGCGAAAATCTCAAGAAGCTTATCTAGCAATGGAATTAGAGAAAAAATATAGCAAGGAACAAATTCTTGAAATATATATCAATAAAGTATATATGGGCGACAGTGTTTATGGGATGTCTACTGGAGCAAAACACTTTTATAACAAAAAACTAAGTCAGCTCTCAATTCCACAAGTGGCTTTGTTAGTGGGAATTCCGAACAGTCCCAACGAATTAAATCCTTATGACCATCCAGAAGCTGCAAAAGAACGTCGCGATACTGTGATGCAACGTATGGTTGAAAATGGAAAATTAACGCAAGCAAAAATGGACGAGTACCGTGCAGAACCAATCAACACTGGACTTGTACCAGAAAGTAAACGTACAACATCTATTGATAGCAAAACAGATTCAAAATACAATAACTATATCACCCAAGTTATAAAAGAAGTACAAGCTGATGGTAAGTACGATATTTATACTGATGGGTTACAAATTTATACTACTTTAGATAGAGATGCGCAACAGTATGCTGATAAATTAGCAACAACAAACAAAATAATTTCCTACTCAGATGATCGTTTAACTACTGGTTTTGTGTTTATGGATAGTACAAACGGTGAAATATTAGCAATTGGTAGTGGTAATCGTAATTCTAAACAAGATATTAAACTTGGTTTTAACTTTGCAACCGATATTAACCGTCAACCAGGTTCTACATTCAAACCGTTAGCAGATTATGCGCCCGCAATTGAATATTTGAACTGGTCTACAGCCCATATTCTTGATGATTCATCTTATCAATATAGCAATGGTGCTGAAATTAATAACTGGGATCGCTCTTACCAAGGGAAAATTACTATTCGTCAAGCATTATACGATTCACGTAATATTCCTGCATTAAAAGCCTTACAAGCGGTTGGGCTCGATCGTTCACTCAACTTTATGGAAAAAATGGATTTTAAATTTGATCGTGACAAATTAGGTGAATCGATTGCAATTGGTGCCTATGACAAAGTTAACCCTCTTCTACTAACAGGTGGTTATGGCGCATTCGCAAATAATGGTGTTTATAATAAACCACACACAGTTAAAAAAATCACGACTCGCCAAGGGGATACAATCGAAATGGCACCCGAAAGCAAGCGCGTTATGGCACCTCATACTGCCTATATGATTACAGATATGTTAAAAGATACACTGACTAAAGGAACAGGAACAACAGCTGCTATTAGTGGTTTACAGGCTGCTGGTAAAACTGGGACAACTAACTATACAGATCAAGAAATGTCTGATTACGGTATTTCTGATCCTGCTAGTGTACCTGATTCATGGTTTGCTGGTTATACAACTCGTTATACGATGGGTGTTTGGACTGGATATGAGCAAAAGAAAGTTTATCTTTCAAAATCCGAACAAAATTATGCCAAACTGATCTATCGTGAAATGATGAGTTATATTTCAAGCAAAACAAGCACCGAAGATTTCAATCAACCTGATGATGTATTAAGCCTCAGTATTGCTGCTAAGTCTAACCCACCACTACTTGCAGCAAAAGGAACAACATCAACAACTGAATTATTTATAGCAGGAACACAGCCATTTAGTTATGGAACATCTCCAATAGATAAAGCAAAAAAATCAACAAGTAAAAAGAAAGAATCTTCATCATCAGAAAAACAAAGTTCATCATCTTCTTCTTCCTCAACTACTGAAGAAAAAGAAAGCGAAAGTTCTTCTTCAACTACTGAAGAAAAAGAAAGCGAAAGTTCTTCTTCAAGTAGTCAGGAACAAACAAAAGAAACCAATTCCAATGAAAGTAATGCATCTAACGATAAACCAGAAAACAATGCGACTCCTCCAAAAAGGACAAATAATTCTGGTGATAAAAAAGAATCATAA
- the recU gene encoding Holliday junction resolvase RecU, protein MTINYSNGKKYTPLTTTPKKLTSLKKMSHSKRGMSLEDDLNDSNRYYLAHNIAVVHKKPTPIKIVKVKYPSRSQALITEAYFSQASTTDYNGVFKGKYIDFEAKETTSSTAFPLKNIHEHQLKHMLQVHEQSGIAFVIIRFTNLSSTYLLDIKQLHYYWQRMLNDGRKSIALKEIEATGHPIILGYHPRVDYIQVIKNVYHL, encoded by the coding sequence ATGACAATCAATTATTCAAACGGGAAAAAATACACACCCTTAACTACTACCCCCAAAAAATTAACAAGCTTAAAAAAAATGAGCCATTCAAAGCGTGGGATGAGCTTAGAAGATGACCTTAACGACAGCAATCGTTATTATTTAGCTCACAACATAGCGGTAGTACATAAAAAACCTACTCCTATTAAAATTGTGAAAGTTAAATATCCTAGTCGTTCACAAGCATTGATTACGGAGGCCTATTTTTCACAAGCGTCTACTACGGACTACAACGGTGTCTTTAAAGGAAAGTATATTGATTTCGAAGCCAAAGAAACCACAAGTAGCACTGCTTTCCCACTGAAAAATATCCATGAGCATCAATTAAAACACATGCTTCAAGTCCATGAACAGTCCGGCATCGCCTTTGTTATTATCCGCTTCACAAACTTATCATCAACCTATCTATTAGATATCAAACAACTACATTACTATTGGCAGCGGATGCTTAACGATGGTCGGAAATCAATTGCACTTAAAGAAATAGAAGCAACTGGGCATCCTATTATTTTAGGCTACCACCCAAGAGTAGATTACATTCAAGTGATTAAAAACGTCTATCACTTGTAA
- a CDS encoding DUF1798 family protein, with protein MIEKQIQAVLDGIKEIEAIKKRAENGETFDFRTDIEPFVNRMSEIAEIYKKEGVGYIQKTPVKYMSDAQIITAGDNLKRLAVSCFAPKVNETQYNRHIYAVTYTQERFLEGLTGGELL; from the coding sequence ATGATAGAAAAACAAATACAAGCTGTTTTAGATGGTATAAAAGAGATTGAAGCTATCAAAAAACGAGCAGAAAATGGCGAGACGTTCGATTTTAGAACGGATATTGAACCATTTGTAAATCGTATGTCAGAAATAGCTGAAATTTATAAAAAAGAAGGTGTTGGTTATATTCAAAAAACACCAGTAAAGTATATGTCAGACGCACAGATCATTACAGCGGGTGACAATTTAAAAAGATTAGCTGTGAGTTGTTTTGCTCCTAAAGTGAATGAAACACAGTATAATCGTCATATTTATGCGGTGACATATACACAAGAACGCTTTTTAGAAGGACTTACTGGTGGTGAATTATTGTGA
- a CDS encoding DUF1273 domain-containing protein encodes MVKRVAITGYKSFELGIFKDNDPSVTIIKKVIQQRLEQYIDEGLEWVIISGQLGIELWAGQVVIELKKEYPELQLAIIAPFIEQDSKWNETNKLAYSTLINAADYTNSVSHSPYESPQQFRDKDVFLIKNTDGALVIYDEEQEGGPKFILKLMAKYAETTDYIIDQVDFFQLQDIASGDGFID; translated from the coding sequence ATTGTGAAACGAGTGGCTATCACAGGATATAAATCGTTTGAATTGGGTATATTTAAAGATAACGACCCTAGTGTAACAATTATCAAAAAAGTAATCCAACAGCGTCTTGAACAGTATATTGATGAAGGGTTAGAGTGGGTCATTATTTCAGGACAACTGGGCATTGAACTATGGGCTGGACAAGTGGTCATTGAACTGAAAAAAGAGTACCCGGAGTTACAATTGGCGATAATAGCACCTTTCATTGAACAAGACAGTAAATGGAACGAAACCAATAAATTAGCATACTCAACCCTGATTAATGCAGCAGACTATACGAATAGTGTCTCTCATTCACCGTATGAGTCACCACAACAATTTCGTGATAAAGATGTTTTTCTTATCAAAAACACGGATGGTGCTTTGGTCATTTATGATGAAGAACAAGAAGGTGGACCAAAATTTATTTTGAAATTGATGGCAAAATATGCAGAAACAACCGATTATATTATTGACCAAGTTGATTTTTTTCAACTACAAGATATTGCGTCAGGTGATGGGTTTATTGATTGA
- the gpsB gene encoding cell division regulator GpsB: MPVEKFNLTSQEILDKEFKTGMRGYSAEEVDQFLDLVIKDYNTYNDEIKQLKASISRLEQRLSTETPVVKETVEAPEQQGTTNYDILKRLSNLERHVFGSKMND, translated from the coding sequence ATGCCAGTAGAAAAATTCAACTTAACATCTCAAGAAATTTTAGACAAAGAATTCAAAACCGGTATGCGCGGTTACTCTGCAGAAGAAGTAGATCAATTTTTAGATTTGGTCATCAAAGATTATAATACTTATAATGATGAAATCAAACAATTAAAAGCCTCTATATCTCGTTTAGAACAACGTTTGAGTACTGAAACTCCTGTTGTTAAAGAAACTGTTGAGGCTCCAGAACAACAAGGGACAACTAATTATGATATTTTAAAACGATTGTCTAATTTAGAACGTCATGTTTTTGGCAGCAAAATGAACGATTAA
- a CDS encoding THUMP domain-containing class I SAM-dependent RNA methyltransferase has product MSKKYQLVATAASGLEAVVGQEMRHLGIEHKVENGKVYFSGDEHTIAKANLWLRVADRVKIIIGTFKATTFDELFEQTKALPWEDYLPLDAAFPVAGKSVKSTLYSVPDCQAITKKAIVDRLSTVYHRSSRLTETGSLFKLEVAILKDEVTLTLDTSGAGLHKRGYRVAQGGAPLKETMAAALVLLTNWHPDRPFVDPLCGSGTLAIEAALIGQNIAPGFNREFACEAWDWMPKSVFEKARLEAEEAANYDQVLNIKGRDIDHQMIKVATQNAIEAGLGDIIDFKQMQVRDFSDDAEAYGVIATNPPYGERLSDEPGIIEIYRDMGASFKQLTNWSFYVLTSYEDFEIAFGKRATKKRKLYNGFLRTDYYQFWGPRPKRPQRDA; this is encoded by the coding sequence ATGTCGAAAAAATATCAGTTAGTTGCCACAGCAGCATCGGGTTTAGAAGCTGTAGTTGGGCAAGAAATGCGTCATTTAGGTATTGAACATAAGGTTGAGAACGGGAAGGTTTATTTTTCAGGGGATGAGCATACAATCGCGAAAGCCAATTTATGGTTACGTGTAGCCGATCGTGTGAAGATTATTATTGGAACGTTTAAAGCAACAACATTTGATGAATTATTTGAACAAACAAAAGCATTACCATGGGAAGATTATTTGCCGCTTGATGCCGCTTTTCCAGTTGCGGGTAAAAGTGTCAAATCAACACTTTATAGTGTCCCAGATTGCCAAGCAATTACTAAAAAAGCAATTGTTGATCGCTTGAGTACTGTGTATCATCGCTCATCACGTCTTACTGAAACGGGATCGCTTTTTAAATTAGAAGTGGCAATTTTAAAAGATGAAGTAACATTGACGCTCGATACTTCAGGTGCTGGCTTGCATAAACGTGGGTATCGTGTGGCGCAAGGTGGCGCACCGTTGAAAGAAACAATGGCAGCAGCGTTAGTATTGCTTACTAACTGGCACCCAGACCGCCCATTCGTTGACCCGCTTTGTGGTTCAGGAACATTAGCTATTGAAGCAGCTTTAATTGGACAAAACATCGCACCAGGGTTTAATCGTGAATTTGCTTGTGAAGCATGGGATTGGATGCCTAAATCTGTCTTTGAAAAAGCTCGACTTGAAGCAGAAGAAGCTGCAAACTATGATCAGGTCTTGAATATCAAAGGTCGCGATATTGATCATCAAATGATTAAAGTCGCAACACAAAATGCAATTGAAGCCGGTTTAGGAGATATTATCGACTTTAAACAAATGCAAGTGCGTGATTTTTCAGACGATGCAGAAGCTTATGGTGTTATTGCAACCAACCCGCCTTATGGTGAACGTTTGTCAGATGAACCAGGTATTATTGAAATATACCGTGATATGGGAGCGTCGTTTAAACAATTAACTAATTGGTCTTTCTATGTATTAACTTCGTATGAAGATTTTGAAATTGCTTTTGGCAAACGCGCAACCAAAAAACGCAAATTGTATAATGGTTTTTTACGTACTGACTATTATCAATTCTGGGGCCCACGCCCTAAACGTCCACAAAGAGATGCATAA
- a CDS encoding carboxypeptidase M32, which yields MTEIKTVSINFTKQCQTIKSYEEALALVYWDMRTGIPPKGTQQRSEVVGLLSAEIFRLSTAPEFMKNLTFLKTVQDEVEPLVQALVIEMSKKAALFEAIPADEYAAYAVLQSKAEAAWSEARDQSDYKIFQPHLEEIIAYKKKFIGYWGKKATAYDTLLDQFEPGMTVAILDEVFAEVREAVIALLKQTQAAPHQPKSNLLERSFAKDKQIAFSREILTKMGFDFEAGRIDDTIHPFAITMNQGDVRITTRYDEMNFKMAVLGLIHEGGHAIYEQNIAPEYDGTPLSEAVSMGIHESQSLFYEIILGSSRAFWEDNYARFQHYAAPSFDDVSFESFYEALNVTEPSLVRIEADILTYALHIIIRYEIEKAIFNDDLDVKELPTVWKAKYKEYLGIEPKNDLEGILQDIHWAGGDFGYFPSYLLGLLNAAQLEVAMRQTIDIEATVATGDYTAIKNWLTENVHQFGKAKEPLAIMVDATGEKLNPKYLIDFLTKRYKDVYKLK from the coding sequence ATGACGGAAATAAAAACGGTAAGTATCAATTTTACTAAACAATGTCAGACCATTAAATCATATGAAGAAGCTTTAGCGCTTGTCTATTGGGATATGCGTACAGGGATTCCTCCCAAAGGAACGCAACAGCGTTCTGAAGTTGTTGGTCTTTTATCAGCAGAGATTTTTCGTTTATCTACTGCTCCTGAATTTATGAAAAACTTAACGTTTTTAAAGACAGTGCAAGATGAAGTAGAGCCATTAGTTCAAGCGCTAGTAATTGAGATGTCTAAAAAGGCCGCGTTATTTGAAGCGATCCCTGCTGATGAATATGCAGCATATGCTGTTTTGCAATCAAAAGCAGAAGCTGCTTGGTCAGAAGCACGCGACCAGTCAGATTATAAGATTTTCCAACCACATCTAGAAGAAATTATTGCGTACAAGAAAAAATTCATTGGTTATTGGGGCAAAAAAGCAACCGCCTATGATACACTACTAGATCAATTCGAACCAGGAATGACCGTAGCCATCCTTGACGAGGTTTTTGCAGAGGTTCGTGAAGCAGTGATTGCTTTACTTAAACAAACGCAAGCTGCGCCACATCAGCCTAAGTCTAATTTGCTGGAACGTTCATTTGCCAAGGATAAACAAATTGCGTTTAGCCGTGAAATATTGACTAAAATGGGTTTTGATTTTGAAGCGGGGCGTATCGATGACACCATTCATCCTTTTGCGATTACAATGAATCAAGGCGATGTGCGAATTACAACGCGTTACGATGAAATGAATTTTAAAATGGCTGTGCTTGGCTTGATTCATGAAGGCGGTCATGCCATTTATGAACAAAATATCGCGCCGGAATATGATGGAACACCATTATCTGAAGCTGTATCGATGGGGATTCACGAATCACAATCACTCTTTTATGAAATTATCTTAGGTTCAAGCCGCGCTTTTTGGGAAGATAATTATGCGCGTTTCCAACACTATGCTGCACCATCGTTCGATGATGTTTCTTTTGAGTCATTCTATGAAGCGTTAAATGTGACTGAACCGTCACTCGTTCGTATTGAAGCTGACATATTAACCTATGCATTGCATATTATTATCCGCTATGAAATTGAAAAAGCGATATTTAACGATGATTTGGATGTTAAAGAGCTTCCAACAGTTTGGAAGGCTAAGTATAAAGAGTACCTCGGTATCGAGCCAAAAAACGATTTAGAAGGCATTTTACAAGATATTCATTGGGCGGGTGGCGATTTTGGCTATTTCCCTTCTTATTTGCTTGGTTTGCTTAATGCTGCACAGTTAGAAGTCGCAATGCGTCAAACGATTGATATTGAGGCAACTGTTGCTACAGGAGACTATACAGCTATTAAAAACTGGTTGACAGAAAACGTCCATCAATTCGGTAAAGCAAAAGAACCATTAGCTATTATGGTTGATGCAACAGGGGAAAAATTAAATCCAAAATACCTCATTGACTTCTTGACAAAACGATACAAAGATGTCTATAAACTAAAATAA
- a CDS encoding glutaredoxin family protein → MSKTIVYTKYGCPQCDMTKTLLAGEGIDFEIRNVMDDEKALAFLKDSGYSSTPVTFKDGFDPIVGFAPDKLKGLAD, encoded by the coding sequence GTGAGTAAAACAATTGTATATACGAAATACGGGTGTCCACAATGTGATATGACGAAAACATTATTAGCAGGTGAAGGTATTGATTTCGAGATACGCAATGTGATGGATGATGAAAAAGCTTTAGCATTCTTGAAAGATAGTGGTTACAGCAGTACACCAGTTACTTTTAAAGATGGCTTTGATCCGATTGTTGGCTTTGCTCCAGATAAATTAAAAGGATTAGCTGATTAG
- the nrdI gene encoding class Ib ribonucleoside-diphosphate reductase assembly flavoprotein NrdI — MIVVYMTLTGQSRRFVNKLQFESYELSTAFPSKEMTTDFVVVAPTYDYEMTSIIDDFIDYKNNGHFFKGVAGSGNINFADLFVFTARDIAKKYNVPIIAEFEFSGTETDVEKFIKGVESIGNTSFTE; from the coding sequence ATGATTGTTGTTTATATGACTTTGACTGGTCAGTCAAGGCGATTTGTCAATAAACTACAATTTGAAAGCTATGAATTATCGACAGCTTTTCCATCTAAAGAAATGACAACGGATTTTGTTGTTGTTGCACCTACTTATGATTATGAAATGACAAGTATTATCGATGATTTTATCGATTACAAAAATAATGGTCACTTTTTTAAGGGAGTAGCAGGAAGTGGTAATATCAACTTTGCGGATTTATTTGTCTTCACTGCGAGGGATATTGCTAAGAAATACAATGTACCGATTATCGCTGAATTTGAATTTAGCGGTACTGAAACGGACGTTGAAAAATTTATTAAAGGGGTTGAGTCGATTGGAAACACCTCGTTTACAGAGTAA